In one window of Erwinia tasmaniensis Et1/99 DNA:
- a CDS encoding ArsR/SmtB family transcription factor: protein MSPENAIKILANPTRMAVLKWLKNPAESFAGYSQLYDFERYGVCASLIQDKAGLSQPATSLCLKVLYEAGLLEASKVGKWTYYRRSEPRIREITSTVTRCLDDL from the coding sequence ATGTCACCAGAAAACGCCATAAAAATACTGGCTAATCCAACGAGGATGGCGGTACTGAAGTGGCTTAAAAACCCGGCAGAATCCTTTGCCGGATACAGTCAGCTGTATGATTTTGAGCGTTATGGCGTGTGTGCCAGCCTGATCCAGGACAAGGCTGGGTTATCCCAGCCCGCCACGTCACTTTGTCTTAAGGTGCTTTATGAGGCGGGGCTGCTGGAAGCCAGCAAGGTCGGCAAATGGACTTATTATCGTCGCAGCGAGCCGCGCATCCGTGAGATCACCTCGACGGTCACCAGGTGCCTGGACGATCTGTGA
- the hchA gene encoding glyoxalase III HchA — protein sequence MSTELSKKPQPDAAEHNAFFPSAYSLDQFTSRVSDLAGADYPNPYRGNKKILVIAADERYLPVSGDKLFSTGNHPVETLLPMYHLHKAGFQFDIATLSGEMVKFEHWAMPVDDKAITGLFDDYLASFRQPLKLSDVVKNLGADGDYAGVFIPGGHGALIGLPESEDVAAAIRWTLDQDKYLISLCHGPAAFLSVSKGENPLKGYAVCAFPDSADKQTPDIGYMPGHLTWFFGERLKEMGLTLVNNDISGAVHQDRKVLTGDSPFAANALGKLAANALLKEFS from the coding sequence ATGAGCACTGAATTAAGTAAAAAACCACAGCCCGATGCCGCAGAGCATAATGCTTTCTTCCCCTCGGCTTATTCACTGGATCAGTTCACCAGCCGCGTATCCGACCTGGCAGGGGCGGATTATCCCAACCCATACCGTGGCAACAAAAAGATTCTGGTGATAGCCGCAGACGAACGCTATCTCCCGGTCAGCGGCGACAAGCTGTTCTCAACCGGCAATCATCCGGTTGAAACGTTGCTGCCGATGTACCATCTGCATAAAGCCGGATTTCAGTTTGATATCGCCACGCTTTCCGGCGAAATGGTCAAATTTGAACACTGGGCGATGCCGGTTGATGACAAAGCGATTACCGGATTATTTGATGACTACCTGGCGAGCTTCCGTCAGCCGCTGAAACTGTCTGACGTGGTGAAAAATCTCGGCGCGGACGGTGACTATGCCGGCGTATTTATTCCGGGTGGGCATGGCGCTTTAATCGGCCTGCCGGAAAGTGAAGATGTTGCCGCCGCGATCCGCTGGACCCTGGATCAGGATAAATACCTTATTTCACTCTGTCACGGACCAGCCGCCTTCCTGTCCGTCAGCAAGGGGGAAAACCCGTTAAAAGGCTACGCCGTGTGCGCCTTCCCTGACAGCGCGGATAAGCAGACGCCGGATATCGGCTACATGCCCGGCCACCTTACCTGGTTCTTCGGTGAGCGGCTGAAAGAGATGGGCCTTACCTTGGTCAATAATGATATATCCGGTGCCGTCCATCAGGACCGCAAAGTGTTAACCGGAGACAGTCCGTTTGCCGCCAACGCGCTGGGCAAACTGGCAGCGAATGCCCTTTTGAAAGAGTTCAGCTAG
- a CDS encoding alkene reductase has translation MKHNTLFSPLNIGDLALRNRIALPPLTRCRSEQPGNIPGEMMVEYYRQRTGAGFMVTEGTQIEPRGQGYAWTPGIHSEEQLSGWNKVTDAVHQEGGVIFCQLWHVGRVSHSELQPEKRPPVAPSAVAATGVRVFIETGPGEGILTAPETPRALSTAEVKEIVGLYRQAAVNAKAAGFDGVELHAANGYLINQFISQHTNFRSDEYGGSLANRLRFLREIVAAVSAVFGSQRVGVRFAPLFTSTDEERVYLGLVEDDPHTTYIAAANMLDEMAIGYLSIAEADWDNSPDLPDDFRRELRAAFQAPIMYSGRYTREKAEHVFLKGWGDLFGFGRTFIANPDLPTRLQQGLPLNAVDASSLYGGTAKGYTDYPVYRS, from the coding sequence ATGAAACACAATACTCTTTTTAGTCCGCTGAACATTGGCGATCTGGCCTTGCGTAACCGGATTGCTCTTCCTCCCCTCACGCGTTGCCGCAGCGAACAGCCGGGCAATATTCCGGGTGAGATGATGGTCGAGTATTACCGTCAGCGTACCGGCGCGGGATTTATGGTAACCGAAGGGACCCAAATCGAACCCCGTGGCCAGGGCTATGCCTGGACGCCGGGCATTCACAGTGAGGAGCAGCTCTCCGGCTGGAATAAAGTGACCGATGCCGTACACCAGGAAGGCGGGGTGATATTCTGCCAGTTGTGGCATGTCGGGCGGGTTTCACACAGCGAGCTCCAGCCGGAGAAACGGCCGCCGGTCGCACCCTCCGCGGTAGCCGCAACCGGCGTGCGGGTCTTTATCGAAACCGGACCGGGTGAGGGCATCCTTACCGCCCCGGAAACCCCACGCGCCCTTTCCACGGCAGAAGTGAAAGAGATCGTCGGGCTTTATCGCCAGGCCGCCGTCAATGCGAAAGCAGCGGGTTTTGATGGCGTGGAGCTGCACGCGGCAAATGGCTATCTGATCAACCAGTTTATTTCTCAACATACCAATTTCCGCAGCGACGAATACGGCGGTTCGCTGGCGAACCGGCTGCGCTTTCTGCGGGAAATTGTTGCTGCGGTCAGCGCCGTTTTCGGCAGCCAGCGGGTTGGGGTGCGTTTTGCTCCGCTGTTTACCAGCACCGATGAAGAACGCGTCTATCTCGGCCTGGTGGAAGACGATCCGCATACGACCTACATCGCGGCGGCGAACATGCTCGATGAGATGGCAATCGGCTACCTTTCTATTGCTGAAGCCGACTGGGATAACAGCCCCGATCTGCCCGACGATTTTCGTCGCGAGCTGCGCGCCGCATTTCAGGCGCCGATTATGTATTCCGGCCGCTATACCCGTGAAAAAGCGGAGCATGTTTTCCTGAAGGGCTGGGGGGATTTGTTTGGCTTTGGCAGAACCTTTATCGCCAACCCGGATCTGCCGACCCGGTTACAGCAGGGATTGCCGCTCAATGCTGTTGACGCCTCGTCGCTGTATGGCGGAACGGCTAAAGGGTATACTGACTACCCGGTTTATCGTTCCTGA
- a CDS encoding Cof-type HAD-IIB family hydrolase produces the protein MIRMIAVDMDGTFLDDNKNYNKARFLSLYQQMKQRDIKFVVASGNQYYQLLSFFPEISGEIAFVAENGANIVDNGSTLFCARLSDEHLAQVLTVLQRIPYIHAVVCGPRSAYMLNDTPDTLLALMSKHYHRLELHPNFARLDDCIFKFSLNLADEKIPELMEHIGHALDGIVTPVSSGSGFVDLIIPGMHKAHGLSLLQKKWQIANHEVVATGDSGNDIEMLAHAGYGFAMANAQPAVKQVARYHTESNNHEGALNVIERVLTQSAPFHL, from the coding sequence ATGATCAGAATGATTGCCGTCGATATGGACGGCACCTTCCTCGACGATAATAAGAACTATAACAAGGCGCGGTTTTTATCGCTGTACCAGCAGATGAAACAGCGCGATATCAAATTTGTGGTCGCCAGCGGTAACCAGTATTATCAGCTGCTGAGCTTTTTCCCTGAAATAAGCGGAGAAATAGCCTTTGTTGCCGAAAATGGGGCAAACATCGTCGATAATGGCAGCACGCTGTTTTGCGCGCGGTTAAGCGATGAACACCTGGCCCAGGTACTGACGGTTCTGCAACGTATTCCCTATATTCATGCGGTCGTCTGCGGCCCGCGTAGCGCCTATATGCTCAACGATACCCCGGATACGCTGCTGGCGCTGATGTCAAAACACTATCACCGGCTGGAACTGCACCCGAATTTTGCGCGCTTAGATGACTGCATCTTTAAATTCTCCCTGAATCTGGCCGATGAAAAAATCCCCGAACTGATGGAGCACATTGGTCACGCGCTGGACGGCATCGTGACGCCGGTTTCCAGTGGATCTGGCTTTGTGGATTTGATTATCCCCGGTATGCACAAGGCGCACGGCCTGTCGCTGCTGCAAAAAAAATGGCAGATTGCCAACCATGAAGTGGTGGCAACGGGCGACAGCGGCAACGATATCGAAATGCTGGCGCATGCAGGCTATGGATTCGCCATGGCCAATGCGCAGCCGGCGGTAAAGCAGGTGGCTCGCTATCATACCGAGAGTAATAATCATGAAGGAGCGCTCAATGTGATCGAGCGGGTGCTGACACAAAGCGCCCCCTTTCATCTTTAG